A stretch of Anaeromyxobacter dehalogenans 2CP-1 DNA encodes these proteins:
- a CDS encoding alpha/beta hydrolase yields the protein MRDANMAGRPPAATDEQAFYFTSAGRRLFAVLHAPPDPAASRGGWLLCAPFGEERGFAQRTCVEWARALAAAGHWVLRFDVRGYGDSEGLFEEFTADDHVEDVLAARLELERRAGVRCEGLWGLRLGATLATLAAARGGLDVALALWEPVVSGERYVDGLLRAVMVKEMTNTGRAPRTRDQLREHLAAGGQVIVEGHPVTEAIHRSIADIDLGAPVAPARGPAFIAQISARAEPRPRRDLERLRTALGDARLELIQAPPPWQQNDEYADTVRPAALFEATLRWIAALPATAPLPVHAAPEPPATEWRAADGCVERAVTIPAASGTLRAILHLPETVDRSRPAVLMVTPGFNCRTARYRLYVRLARELARRGWVALRPDPHGIGDSDGTIDHASVADLYNDIENGVFVEDTRAALAFLESSIGVGSAFLVGLCGGANTSVRVGASDPRVAGVVASELPFLLTPHIGADEAAAPVPVARAAADHFLRSYARKLLDAEAWRRFFSMKSDYRSLLTSLRVALVRRLWPRRAKADDAWFQARLGPLANLGLVAAFRGCLARRIPVLCLFGATHNSWYFSELWPGFRTSAGGAEARVSTKSIPNADPGFSLPEHARAFLDAVIGWAEARGGSVAEAPPAARRTA from the coding sequence ATGCGCGATGCGAACATGGCGGGCCGCCCCCCGGCGGCGACGGACGAGCAGGCATTCTACTTCACCAGCGCCGGCCGGCGCCTGTTCGCGGTCCTCCATGCGCCGCCGGATCCGGCGGCGTCCCGCGGAGGGTGGCTGCTGTGCGCCCCCTTCGGCGAGGAGCGGGGGTTCGCGCAGCGCACCTGTGTCGAGTGGGCGCGCGCGCTCGCCGCCGCGGGCCACTGGGTGCTGCGCTTCGACGTGCGTGGCTACGGCGACAGCGAGGGGCTGTTCGAGGAGTTCACGGCGGACGACCACGTCGAGGACGTGCTGGCGGCGCGCCTGGAGCTGGAGCGGCGCGCGGGCGTCCGGTGCGAGGGGCTCTGGGGCCTGCGCCTGGGCGCCACGCTCGCCACGCTGGCGGCGGCACGCGGCGGGCTGGACGTGGCGCTCGCGCTGTGGGAGCCGGTGGTGAGCGGAGAGCGCTACGTGGACGGCCTGCTCCGCGCCGTGATGGTCAAGGAGATGACCAACACCGGGCGCGCACCGCGCACGCGCGACCAGCTCCGCGAGCACCTCGCCGCGGGCGGCCAGGTGATCGTGGAGGGGCATCCGGTCACCGAGGCGATCCACCGCTCCATCGCCGACATCGACCTCGGCGCGCCCGTGGCGCCCGCCCGCGGGCCGGCGTTCATCGCGCAGATCTCGGCCCGCGCCGAGCCGAGGCCGCGCCGCGACCTGGAGCGGCTCCGGACCGCGCTCGGGGACGCGCGCCTGGAGCTGATCCAGGCCCCGCCGCCCTGGCAGCAGAACGACGAGTACGCGGACACGGTTCGCCCGGCGGCGCTGTTCGAGGCGACGCTGCGCTGGATCGCGGCGCTCCCCGCCACCGCCCCCCTCCCCGTCCACGCGGCGCCCGAGCCGCCGGCCACGGAGTGGCGCGCCGCCGACGGCTGCGTGGAGCGTGCGGTCACGATCCCGGCCGCGAGCGGGACGCTCCGGGCCATCCTCCACCTCCCCGAGACCGTCGACCGCTCGCGGCCTGCGGTGCTGATGGTCACGCCTGGCTTCAACTGCCGCACCGCCCGCTACCGGCTGTACGTGCGGCTGGCGCGCGAGCTGGCCCGGCGCGGGTGGGTGGCGCTCCGGCCGGACCCGCACGGCATCGGCGACAGCGACGGCACCATCGATCACGCCAGCGTGGCGGACCTCTACAACGACATCGAGAACGGGGTGTTCGTGGAGGACACGCGGGCCGCGCTCGCCTTCCTGGAGTCTTCGATCGGCGTCGGGTCGGCGTTCCTGGTCGGCCTCTGCGGCGGCGCCAACACGTCGGTGCGCGTGGGCGCCTCCGACCCGCGCGTGGCGGGCGTCGTCGCCTCCGAGCTGCCGTTCCTGCTCACGCCGCACATCGGCGCCGACGAGGCCGCCGCGCCGGTGCCGGTGGCGCGCGCCGCGGCGGACCACTTCCTGCGGTCGTATGCCCGCAAGCTGCTCGACGCCGAGGCCTGGCGGCGCTTCTTCAGCATGAAGAGCGACTACCGGAGCCTGCTCACGTCGCTCCGGGTGGCGCTGGTGCGGCGCCTGTGGCCGCGGCGGGCGAAGGCGGACGACGCCTGGTTCCAGGCCCGCCTCGGGCCGCTGGCCAACCTCGGGCTGGTGGCGGCCTTCCGCGGTTGCCTGGCGCGGCGCATCCCCGTCCTGTGCCTGTTCGGCGCGACGCACAACTCCTGGTACTTCTCCGAGCTCTGGCCGGGGTTCCGCACGTCGGCGGGCGGCGCCGAGGCGCGCGTCTCGACGAAGAGCATCCCGAACGCCGACCCGGGGTTCTCGCTCCCCGAGCACGCCCGGGCGTTCCTCGACGCCGTGATCGGCTGGGCCGAGGCGCGCGGCGGATCGGTCGCCGAGGCCCCGCCCGCGGCCCGTCGCACCGCCTGA